The following coding sequences lie in one Halorussus halophilus genomic window:
- a CDS encoding permease encodes MSIPELPRAFLDSWDFFVHLSLTLVPLFLGASFLVGLAEEYLPPEKVEQKLHGLDEGLGNVAAAGFGAVTPFCSCSTIPVLAGLLQAGAPLGLAFSFLLASPLVNELAVVLLLGVFGINVTVLYVVTTFTAAIVGGIIIGRLGLSNYVKDIQTTADAAQTVTTDGGTVDSCGCGETTTEQTHKQRVETAGREAWSFFVDTLPYLVLGITIGALIHGVVPVEFVHAVLGRENPLAVPFAAIAGAPVYVSLSGMLPIAASLSEQGIAIGTVLAFVIGGAGVSIPNLVLLSKLFERRLLLIYAGTVVTIGIVVGVSFNYFLV; translated from the coding sequence ATGAGTATCCCAGAACTTCCGCGTGCGTTCCTCGATTCTTGGGACTTCTTCGTTCATCTGTCGCTCACCCTCGTTCCACTGTTCCTCGGGGCGTCGTTCCTCGTCGGACTCGCCGAAGAGTATCTTCCACCAGAGAAAGTCGAGCAGAAACTCCACGGACTCGACGAGGGACTCGGGAACGTAGCCGCTGCAGGATTCGGAGCCGTAACGCCATTCTGTTCGTGTTCTACCATCCCCGTCTTGGCCGGCCTTCTGCAGGCAGGTGCGCCACTCGGACTCGCATTCTCGTTCCTGCTTGCGTCACCGCTCGTCAACGAACTTGCAGTAGTACTCCTACTCGGGGTGTTTGGAATCAACGTAACAGTCCTGTACGTCGTCACCACGTTCACGGCCGCTATCGTCGGTGGAATCATCATCGGTCGGTTGGGCTTGTCCAACTACGTCAAGGATATCCAGACGACGGCCGACGCGGCCCAGACCGTCACAACAGACGGTGGCACGGTTGACTCCTGTGGGTGTGGCGAAACGACCACAGAGCAGACACACAAGCAACGTGTTGAGACAGCAGGACGTGAAGCATGGTCGTTTTTCGTCGATACGCTACCGTATCTGGTTCTCGGGATTACTATCGGGGCACTCATTCATGGGGTCGTACCTGTCGAGTTCGTCCATGCTGTCCTCGGTCGTGAAAATCCGTTGGCCGTGCCGTTTGCTGCGATAGCAGGTGCGCCAGTCTACGTTAGTCTCAGTGGAATGCTCCCGATTGCGGCGTCTCTCAGCGAACAGGGAATTGCTATCGGGACCGTGCTGGCGTTCGTCATCGGCGGTGCTGGTGTGAGCATTCCGAATTTGGTTCTACTCAGCAAACTATTCGAGCGCCGGTTGTTGCTCATCTATGCGGGAACTGTTGTGACGATTGGTATCGTCGTCGGAGTTTCGTTCAATTACTTTCTTGTTTAG